A segment of the Ptychodera flava strain L36383 unplaced genomic scaffold, AS_Pfla_20210202 Scaffold_28__1_contigs__length_4768798_pilon, whole genome shotgun sequence genome:
acaatgtaatgaatatgactTCTAAGTCAAACGAGTCTGTAAAAAGTTAAcatcataaatgtcaaaatcaacaccagtcaatttttcaatgaaatcattcacGAGAAAGTCATTAAAAGTCAAGTCCTCTGTAAACTGCTTCACAATGTTCGACATGGACCATCCCCGGCAACGATGTAGCAGATAGTAAAGGACGTATTGTCCACACACTGAAGAAAGAGGTCCCTGGAGCCTTTGTCTGTTATAGATCCAGTCGAGAGAGTTCCTGTTGAGGAATGCCTTGAAAGGTGTCCTGTTGGGTGGACGTCCGTACGAATCGAAATATTCACCACGGTTGCTATCGGCAAAGTAGAAAGCCACCCAGTGTTTCCCTGGTTGGGTACTTGGGTCCACATTGGCCACAAAGGCAGCAGGATAGGACTTTAGTCTGGTCTTAGGCAATCGGTCTGATGGTTCCACCACGCCAAAAGATGATGCAGTGTATCGATCTGTACTCAAGATCTCTTTCAACTTTAACGTGTCCATCTTTCACTTCAGTCGAGGAATCAACTTCAGTAATCAAAGAGGACGTTGCGGTCTCTGTCGATTTCAATGATGTTATCCAGTTCGCCATACACGAGTAAATTCACAGTATTTGGCAGGGCTTGTCTGAACTGCAGTTCGATGCCCAGGTTGCCTTCTTTGACCAGGTTCAAATGTCCTCCGTCGGCAGACAAGTCCGATGTGAGATCAAATGCAAACAGTGTGTATCCATTGTCGTATTCATAGCGATTGATGTTGATTCCTTCATCCCTGCCTATTTTATTAGTCCCAGTAAACAGGGAATAGTAGGCCATGATGAATGATTGACCACCAGCTTGGGTGAAGTCCAGTTTCAGGGGTTTGCTCGGAACTTGCTTTCCACTGACATTAAGGACCAGCGACGTCATGTCGTAATGTTTGAAGTTGAAAGGATTTTTCTTGTATGAACCATTGAAGGCATCGTTGTCCACCAGACCCAAGACCACGCGTTTAGGTAGCTGTCCCAGAAAGATGTGGTCTTTGTTGAAGGACATGGTGCCTCCAGGAATAGACAgaaccttcatcacacaacgatGTATGGGATACTTGGACGGTCCCTGCTTTAAAGCTTCTGCATGGCCCAGCTGTACCGATGGACTGAGTTTTATTTTCCTGATCAGTAGTGTGGCTTCAGTGACTACAGCTTTGAAGCCTGGATTTTCTGCAGAGCTCACAAGGGAGAAGGCATTCTTGCTTCTATTGAGTTTGAGACGTAATTCGACACCATTCATTAGATACTTGGGCTGAAAGAAGAGATCCGAATGGATGGGTCCTACCATATCGACAACTTTACTGCCCGACGTGAAGGCATATCGGTTTTTCAGTCCCTTGTTCACTTCTCCACCTTCTTTAGTGGGGTCCACTTCATCCATTTTCAAGTGAAAGTCCTTGAAGAAGAGGGCTGAATCGATATGGGTTTCTTTGGCCTCCTTACCATAAATTCAACAAGGTCTCCAACATCGCTCGGTAGGGGTAAGTATGGGAAGGGTTGGATATCATTTTGCCATTGAGGTGTACATCCACCTGGCTGAACAGTGAATGGAGCCACAAGTTGACGGGACCCACTGCTGCATCTGCACCGAGGTTAGTACCATCAACTTTTGTAATCTTGGCCTTGATCAGAAGGAGTGTCGAGGACAGATCGATGTAGTCTTCCCCTGAACCCGAAATCACAAATTCGATGGGTCCCGATTCCACAATGTGGGTCAGGGGATGCACTTCTTCCCATTGTCCCTCTTCCACACTAGTCTGCGTTGGAGGAACTGTGAACAAGTCAAGTTCACTCTTGGTGCACTCGCAGGAGTGTTCGTGAAGAAATGCCATGTTAGTCAAAAATGTCAGGAGATCTTCTCTTTCGCTTGGCTTTGGAGGAAATGACTCTTCGTTTTGGAGTTTTACGTTTTATACTACCGCCGCCTTGGGGAACTGAGTATCTGGAACCCCTGCCTGCCATCAACTGTTTCCCGGCTTCTACCAACCGTCGTTTTGCCGAGTGCTTGATGTTACGTCCACTGAGTGCATCCCCTGCTCAgttatgttaatgcatgggcataggcttacatacatgtaaataagtttgaacatactttttaatcagacctggtcagaaaattttgaaaattgccaaaaatatgttttgcatttgattgagttgaaatttatcataatatattacctaagtcagatcacgtgaccataatctattattttcccgccaaaattgtatattgcaaattactgaatattccaaccgttaaacatcaaaatatttaaaatattatgaccaattaatgtaaaatgggatgggaacttgtgttagaactagtggcagatgcaaaattattgaattttgaataacatttcttcacaaaaaacaacaaatacaatatttttgacgttttacgtaaatattttgaatatcagaaagaagtatagatagagtttcatgagtgccatgtatttttgaaagaatatgatagatgttgtttccaaaagtgcagagaaaatcaagaaaatttagcggcttacggttggaatattaaaattaataaagacataaattttggcgggaaaatatcagatttggtcacgtgactcaactcgtcaagatttaggcagacattaattttaaagaatttaataattccaataattaggccaaatatcaatcaaattgcgtggtttttaaagataactgatcattttcttatttttgggcttgatgggtacaaacacccatgcattaacttacttgagtaaagcaatgttgagtCCCGTTTTCAACATCTGTCTCCCTAGGACTTTAGCACCTTGTTTGAGCAGTGGTGTGGCTGCACGGAAGAGGCCTCCCAAAATACCACCCAAGCCATATCCTCTCTGCACGGCTGCCCCCTGGAACGATGCTCCATTTCCCACCTGATCCAAATAAAACTTCTTGTATGTGGCCAGGTTGCTTTCATAGATTTTACGTCGATACGGCATGGTTCAGGCTACAGTAGTGTAGGGCGTCGTTTTCTGAAGGCTAGTGTCACGATCACTTTCCCACCTTGAAATGGCACTTTCTGACCCGTGTCGTCTCTTATGTAGACTTCTACCGTATCAAATTCGCGGTTTCTCAGGGGAAGAAAGTATGGCGTGTGGAAGGTGCGGTTGATCATCTGTCCATGGATCCCTTCCACATTTTCTATTCTCAACAGGGGTGCAAAGGTATCTCCCACCAACTGGTCGTCCACTAGGTCGCAATACACATACAGAGAAACGAGGTTTCGAACACTGAACATGAAAGGTGCATCGTTCTTCTGCTTCAAGATGGTATTGGGATAAAATCCCATGATTTCAGCCAGACCTGGTAGAAAGTAGAGGCTGGTACCCTCACTCACATCAGCGGTTACTTTTCTAGACACCGGGTCAAAAGTCAATTGGACGTTGTCGGGTAAACCTTGCTCTCTCAGAGTGGTCAGTATACTTCCAAAATCATCGTAGTAACCTGCAGGTATTTTGACAAGTGTTTTtctatggtcttgaatttcatACGCCAGCATGTTTCTGCCCTCGACCACATTGTACCAAGAGAAAGGGTAGTGTATGTCCATCAAGGCCACTTCCCAGTTGCCCCGCAGAGAAACGTGTTTGGGTAATTTCACAGTGTAGCCTGTCACTGCATTGTCTGGGAAAACATCCATGGATGCATTGCTCGGTAGTGTCATGAAAAACGGATGTTCAGCCATGATGAAAGTGGCGGTCAGACTGTGACTCTCCGAACAGGGTCATCCCTCTTATAGTTTTGCCAGATCCCTGACCCAACTATTGAATTTGGATGGCCAACCATACCACTTGACCAGATATTCAGTCTTGCCCTTTCTCTTTCTTgttttgagtattttttccaCTCTGAAGACGTCGTCCTCTTTCTTGACGACTTTTTGTAGTTCTTGTTCATAGAAAGTACCTTCTAATTCCTCCTCATCAAAATCTTTCAGCTTGTAAAGAGGGTGGTCGACTTGAGATCCTTTTCGACACAGTGAAGATTTCTTCTGTCCAATTTGGCAGATAACCTTTCTTGAACATACGTTTAGTTTTGCTGATTCTCACTTGTTCTCCCACactgaatttgaatttcacctTTGTCTGTTCATAGTCACTGTACAAAGTATCCCACACCTCTTTTTCATTGGTCTTGTTGACAGACGCTGGTTTTCTCTTGATGCTGCGATGCCAAGTGTTGTTGTAAGATTGCATTAGCTGAGGAAGCACGGATAGGTAGATTAGGGTGTTGTTTCTGGTAAAGTACTTCCATATTTTAGTTTTCAGGGTATGATTGAAACGCTCAACCACAGAAGCTTTCGGTTCGTTTCCGGTGGTGAAAAATTGAATGTCTCCACtcttcagaaatttctgaaataggTGATTCACGAATTCTTTGCCTTGATCCGTTTGTAGTTTTTTCTGGTTTTCGTCCAGTCTTCAAAATCTGTTCAAACGCTGCCACCAAAGTGGCCCTTGTTTGTCTTTCAAGGGAATTGGTCTTGTTGACAGACGCTGGTTTTCTCTTGATGCTGCGATGCCAAGTGTTGTTGTAAGATTGCATTAGCTGAGGAAGCACCGATAGGTAGCTTAGGGTGTTGTTTCTGGTAAAGTACTTCCACATTTTAGTTTTCAGGGTACGATTGAAACGTTCAACCACAGAAGCTTTCGTTTCGTTTCCGGTGGTGAAAAATTGAATGTCTTCACtcttcagaaatttctgaaataggTGGTTCACGAATTCTTTGCCTTGATCCGTTTGTAGTTTTTCTGGTTTTCGTCCAGTCTTCAAAATCTGTTCAAACGCTGCCACCAAAGTGGCCCCTTGTTTGTCTTTCAAGGGAATGGCCCAGGCATACTTGgataaaatatcaatgcagGTGAGGATGTATCGGAATCCTGAATTGTATTTTGCTAGTGAACTGACATCTGCAAGATCACCTTGCCACTGTTGATCCATTCCACCGACAATTACTCTAGCCCTTGGAAACTTCCATCTCACTGGTTTGTGTAATGTGTAAGTGTCCTGATGTTGCATCCATTCTCTCACTTTCTGACGGGTGGTCTTTATTCCCTCTTCTTTTGCAGCACGGTAAACAGCATCGATTCCTCCAAAACTTGCGGAATGACTTGGATCGTAATACACCTGGCTGAGGTGCTGATCCAAGTCCATCAATTTGGTCACAGGTTTCATGTTTGATGACGATGGATCCAGAGCAGCAAGCACAGAGGCACCTCACCCGTTTGAGGACATCGCCAAGGGATAGAGAAGGTGGACAACACTCCATGACAGAGGTCTCCTTTGGAATGACTATCATCAAATTGTCGAGTGATGTTTTAAAAGTTGAGCCAATTCCCTGTCATGGATGGTCGATGTTGCGGTCTTGCAGCGGTTGAAATGACAGGACGTATCTCCCTCCTCATCTTTTCTTTTTGGCGGATGATTGTCCAGCAAATACTCCATGAtcaccttcttcatcatcatcacctctTGGCTGAAACAATCCTTTTGATTTTCGCTGAGACTGAATCCAGTTCCATCTTTCCTTGTTACCAATCAGATCTTGTGGTACATTCATGTCAGACAGCACTCGGGCAAATTGTTGCCACCCTCTAGGAGTGAAGGTTTTCCTCCGACGTAAGGTGTCGTTGATGAGGTCTACCATATGAGTTCCAGGTAAGGGGTTGCCGTCGTACGTTAATTCCCCTTTCTCATTCCAATCCACGGAGTCATGCTGTTTCACTTTCTGAAGGAGCAAGTGTGCTTTTCGTCGGAGGGATTTTGGCACACTTTCCATCACATCCTGCTCCACACTACCCAAGGGCTTTGGCTTGTCTATGCCTTCCTCTTCCGTGCCCTTAGCTAATGGAGACCCTGAAGAAAACACAGCGGTAGTGGTACCCGTTGAAGTTTCAGAGGGGAGGATGCTGATTTGAACAGGTTCCTTCCTTTTATCATGTAAGCCCTGTACTGCTGAAGAGTCTGTTGGTACAGTTTTGCCTTttcatcatcggtgatgtctgTCTCTTTCCAAGATTTGTTGCATCTCCCGATCCAGAGAGGACAGCATCTTCGTCACAGGGTTTGTTGTTTGATTCTGCTGTAGTTGTATGGTATCTAGTAATTCCTGTGGCACAAGTGCCATCTTCTTGGCATGTTCCATGGGCATGATGACAATTCACTTAAAGAGGAGACTTCCCAACACAGACAGCACAGGCCCTAGGACGGCCGAGAGAAATCCACCCTTTTGCACAagtatcttcttcttctttgatGTTGAAACCTTTTTATTTGACAGTGTGCGAAGATGATGTTTGTATTTGCTCAATTTCTTCTTTTGAGCAGATGACAATGGAACACTTCCCCGAAGAATGTTCAGACAACATTCACAGAGGCAATGGATTAAATCGTTACTGGCTCCCTCGATGATTCCCCTCTGTTGCTTTGGATTGCCCTTGGCTAACACAGAGAGAAAATGAGCATGTTTTCTCATTCGCTGAGACATGATGAAATGATGGCATTTCATGTCATCATGTCTATTTTATGTTTTCCTGACGTAAACAAAGGCAGTCTCTCCTGGAAAGATGTTTGTGCGCAGCGAAGCGAAGGACTTCCGGTGTGTGGGTTTCAGGTCAATGAGGAGATAACCATAGGGTTCACGGGAGGCATCGGTGAAAGCTTCTTGGATGAAACGGGTGTGTCCTGGGTACATTTGTTTGGCTAAGTGAGTGATCTGTGATCCATCTCTTGGATTTTTAAACAAGACCAGATAATGTGAATTCAGACTCATGGTTCGAGTCTCCCTGCCTTGATGAAACAGATTTTGTAAGATAAGCATGACAGAGAGATTACGATGATGAGAACCTTTGGTGAACAGATTGGTAATTCTCTTGTCATTTCCAGTTTCTgacatcagatcatcaataatcAATAAGTTGGATTGGTGAGGGGAAAACATACTGTCCAACTCTTCAGGAATGCCTTCAACAAAATGAATACTAGGGATAAGGGCAGCCAGTTCCGTATAGGCAGGTTGATATTCTCCATAGCACCAGACAATACGCTCAGGAGATGGAAAAATCATAGTTTCCGTTCCTTCAGCAGTCGTTTGACGAATTCGGTTTTGCCAGACTGTGTGGGTCCGCATATGAGAGCAGTGAATGGATGTTGAAGTCTTGCATCCATGATTGACTTGATTGATGTTGTTCAGACAGTAGACGAACGATTCGTATCAACTGGCACATCAATTGATGAGTGTCAGATTGTCTGGCCAGTTTCAAAAATCTCTGTCTTTCAACTTTATCTTCAATATTATGCACTTGTGTGAGATGATTTGCCAGTCTTACGAGATGTTTTGCATGACAACCAGGGTAAGGACAGTTCTTTCGCATTCGTGGCATGGTATACCAAGTTGACAAACTTGATCTTCACCGTGATGGGActtttttttttggttgatttccTTTCAGTCAATCTCTCCACTCAGATCAATGTTTTCATAACATGAGACTGGCttccttttgaaaaatttatcatAGATGATGTATGGCAGCACACACAAATACAGGAAGAACATAGGATTGGAGAAATCTCGATTATTGATGATCAGCTTCAAGAGTGTTTGCAGAATGAGACCCATCACGTCAAATGAGCCTTACTCTAAAATGGTACGAGCTTATACTGGAAAGGATGTTCTCATTTCTTGACAGAGGGAGGGCAAAATAAGGCCCGAGGGGCTGAGGGGCCTTCAAAGGGTCAAGACGGGTGGAGGGAGTCCATAAACAGGGAAAGTGTGATCTCATTCATCGACAAAGACCGATCTTCCTAGGTGGCCCTCGGGGCAGTAGGGCCCACTTTTTGGCCTTCGGGGCAATGGGAcacggacggacacacacacacacatacacaaacaaacatacttCCTCACTCAACAAATGTTTACACATAAACActcacaaataaattcaaactaGCCTCTGAATCATTTAAAATAAACTCAATTGATATCAGTTTATTACTTTACAAAAAGATTAATCAGGAACTTTTGTTTGGTTCACATATAAAAAGTTTTTAAAGATGAAAGCTGCGATCTACAGATTATTTGAACTCTCTTTCAAAAAACCccgaaaacaaatcaaaagtcAATATCTAAAGTTTCATGGGGTAAAATGTACATTCTTATCTctttcatttgcaaaatttcatttcaaaacttcttttctcaaaaattcaaacacatacatttcaagactttaaaaatgaatgaaatttacaACTCTAATAAACAGAATGAtcagatttctttttttctttaaattgccAAAACTACCTGTATACAAGATCGCAAGTTTGAcgttttttttgggttttttttgaatAGGATTAATACAATAGATTCATTGATTGctgaaacacatgagcattgTGAAAACAGCTTCACTAAAATTCTTTACATTAGCCTCCTCAAACAACTTGAAATGCAATACTAAAATACAACAAGCTCATGGCTAAGtataaacatttacaattcttaaaattttctttaaatgagaTCTTTAAAACCTCTTGAATTGCAAAATACAATACCTGACAAAGCATTCAAAACTACTTTGACACAATGTTGTGAAATACTAGAAAACATTTGCCAAATATTTAGTGACATTCATTAATTGATAtttcttggggggggggagggtttcAAGTACAATGTACAGTTTAATAACCGTAGGGAAGAGTTTTGTAATTTCCAATCAGAGCTCTTTTATCATAAACTAGGGCATACTTTTTACTTTCGCTTTTGGATACTACATTACATCCAACACGTCGGATTTTGACGGGGTCATTCACGGTGATGGTTGATGTTGGACAGGTGGTGACAAGACGAGTGATGGCATCAAAGTTGACGTCTAAGCTGTTGCGGTAATTTAAGGTGATTCCCCTGACTTTACACAGAGTGGTGTTACCTTTCCTGTCGGGCTGTGCTAGACAGAAGGCGTAGTTTTTAGCTCCCCCTGACACGAACTTGGTGATGAAATTGCTGGGAGGATCCAGTTCGTTGGTGAGATCACCCAAGTAATCACCAAGAGGTGGTTCATACTGGTCTGGTT
Coding sequences within it:
- the LOC139126943 gene encoding uncharacterized protein F54H12.2-like, which translates into the protein MDEVDPTKEGGEVNKGLKNRYAFTSGSKVVDMVGPIHSDLFFQPKYLMNGVELRLKLNRSKNAFSLVSSAENPGFKAVVTEATLLIRKIKLSPSVQLGHAEALKQGPSKYPIHRCVMKVLSIPGGTMSFNKDHIFLGQLPKRVVLGLVDNDAFNGSYKKNPFNFKHYDMTSLVLNVSGKQVPSKPLKLDFTQAGGQSFIMAYYSLFTGTNKIGRDEGININRYEYDNGYTLFAFDLTSDLSADGGHLNLVKEGNLGIELQFRQALPNTVNLLVYGELDNIIEIDRDRNVLFDY
- the LOC139126944 gene encoding uncharacterized protein F54H12.2-like, which codes for MAFLHEHSCECTKSELDLFTVPPTQTSVEEGQWEEVHPLTHIVESGPIEFVISGSGEDYIDLSSTLLLIKAKITKVDGTNLGADAAVGPVNLWLHSLFSQVDVHLNGKMISNPSHTYPYRAMLETLLNLW